The nucleotide sequence aagaaaacacTATCCTGTGTGCTTGTGTGTGGTTTGTTGGGCTTTTTTGGCACCCTTTTTTCCCTCTTTATGTAGTAGTTACAAATTTCCACTTAGAATCCACTGTATTTCTCTCCCTTGAATCTCTCCTTTACCCTAAACATAGAATCTTCATTTCACTACTTAAACCTCCATTTCATGGAATAGCCTCCAACcccctcctcccccccccccccccccccccccccccccccacacacacacccCAACAAACCAAACTtgtaaaatgagatatttttgatAAAGTGTCATTGAGTGTGTTTCTTGATTTTGCTTTAATGGCTAAGAATAGTTATGATTTTGTAGGAGTAGACCTTTTATGTACAGAAGCAGAAAGTTgtgtttttgatgattttgattcaTTGGATATAGGTGAAAAGAACGATGAAATTACTAGTAAAGATTTGAGCTTTATCGAAAATGGTAGTGGATCAGATGGTTTGATTGATTTGCCAATTTTAAGTGAAGAAAGGTTTAGTTTTATGGTGAAAAAGGAAATTGATTTTTTGCCTAAAGATGATTATTTGAAGAGACTGAGAAGTGGTGATTTGTTTCTGAGTGTGAGAAAAGAGGCTGTTGATTGGATTTGGAAGGTTTCTTTTTTAATGAACTCTTTAATCAGTTGAATTCTATTAATCATCTGTTCTGTTTCAAGAATGTTTGGCATTGATTTATTGTTTTAAGTAAGTTGATTGCTTTTATTAATTTATGATGGTTGATCATTAAGGTGGTTTTGTTATTGGTTTTTATAAATTCTTTAATCAATTGAATTCTGTTAATCATCTATTTGGTTTTTCGAAAATTTTTACCCTTTTCAAGAATGTTTGGCATTGGTTTATTGCTTTGAGTTCAATTGATTGCTTTTCGTAATTTATTAGTTTGTGATGATTGACCATTAAGAAGAATCTTGATTAATTTGTTCTCTTTCTTTTGCTATTTTGGAAATGCTGGTTTTTTTCATTGagttccattttttttaatttttatttttttcttaaaatggaGATTTCCATCTTTGATTTATTTTTCGTGGTGCTagtagattttctttgattttagttTGGTAAAAAAGTAGTCTTGAACGATGGATAACATCAGTGGTGATCAATCGATCGATAGGCTGAAATATGATTTCTTTTTGTATGTCTGATATATATGATACCCTAATTTGTTTTAAGAAGGAAATGTACTATTAGAATTCTGCTATAGTGAATTTCTAATTTGGGTTTTTGCCTTTGCAGGCTTATATGCACTATGGATTTAGGGAGAGGACGTTTTGTTTGTCGATGAATTACTTGGATCGGGCTCTGTCTCTATATGAATCGCCTGTAAGTGCATAAAACTATGTTTCTCGGACTCAAAATtgtgtgtcggatcctccaaaaccTATACATTTTAAACGATCCCACACAGGTGCTGTAACATATTTGAAGGGTCCAAGCAACATAGTTCACCATAGTATTTTGTTCACACTGTTTGAAGTTTGAATGCTTACTGATTGTCTGCATTCTAATGTGCATTTCTTGGATTATATATAGCCAAGTAAATCTTGGACAGTCCAATTGTTAGCTGTGGCATGCCTATCACTTGCAGCCAAAGTGGAGGAGATTAGTGTTCCTTTGTTGACTGAATTACAGGTGACGAAAAGTTTCTTTCTATTTTCAGTCTTTACCTACGTTTCTCGGAATGCCGTTGGTGCGTGTTGGATCCTCCACGAGTGGTGCATTTATTGAGGATCCAACATGAATGcagcaacatttttggagagtcatAAGAACATAAAATTCTTTATATGTTTGTCATGTtaacaatttatattttcttgAACTAGATTATGTAGTAAATCCTGAGTTTGTTGAACAGGTTGGGGATCCTAAGTTTCTATTTGGAGGCATATCTATACAAAGAATGGAACTTTTGATACTAAGAACATTGAAGTGGAGAATGCAAGCTTATACACCTTGCACATTCATAGATTATTTTGTAAGAAAGATGAATGATGATCAAATCCCATCGGGGCATTTGATTTCTAAATCAATGCAATTGATATTAAGCTCCATTAGAGGTCTTCACCTCATTCTAAATTAGTCGTTAGATATGGTGAATTGAATTCTCTTGTACTAAATGGTCCTAAAATCTACTAGTGTTTGATCCAGTGCTTTTGGTGGGAAATTGATTGCAGGCATTGATTTCTTGGAATTCAGGACTTCTGAAATTGCAGCAGCAGTGGCAATATCTGTTTCAAAGGAAATGCTAGCAAAATACATTGACAAAGCAATGCCTTGTTACTTCATACATGTACAAAAGGTAAATTTCGTGGGACGCCCCGCT is from Capsicum annuum cultivar UCD-10X-F1 chromosome 5, UCD10Xv1.1, whole genome shotgun sequence and encodes:
- the LOC107870974 gene encoding cyclin-D4-1 translates to MAKNSYDFVGVDLLCTEAESCVFDDFDSLDIGEKNDEITSKDLSFIENGSGSDGLIDLPILSEERFSFMVKKEIDFLPKDDYLKRLRSGDLFLSVRKEAVDWIWKAYMHYGFRERTFCLSMNYLDRALSLYESPPSKSWTVQLLAVACLSLAAKVEEISVPLLTELQVGDPKFLFGGISIQRMELLILRTLKWRMQAYTPCTFIDYFVRKMNDDQIPSGHLISKSMQLILSSIRGIDFLEFRTSEIAAAVAISVSKEMLAKYIDKAMPCYFIHVQKDRVLKCLELIQDLPLVSGTMPTAQSPNGVLEAACLNYKSDESTVGSCPNASHKSSDNKRRKLDTSLEERN